In Chelmon rostratus isolate fCheRos1 chromosome 4, fCheRos1.pri, whole genome shotgun sequence, a genomic segment contains:
- the vtg3 gene encoding vitellogenin 3, phosvitinless — protein MRGLLLCCLVALATCQSVHYELSLNPKKTYEYKYEGAVNFGLGMPNLAESGVKMVCKVKIVGVSAQTFVLQVLDLVFEEFNGFPGKNGFNASPKLTQRIAAQLVKPFMFDYASGHVSDIRASAEITDTVVNIVRGILGFFQVTVKTTQRVYELEEAGIHGKCQSNYATEENTQTKDMTITQVVDVTGCREKAAIYRGMATAVLDKVSKQRGESVISTVRYVYTVKPTAEGGLITRAHGLERQHFSPFNVKGGSFKMEAMKEMVLLGVSDTARAVTFGPMESKGNLVYKFVNAEVNMPIMMQNLDDPVPKAAELIKNLAEANKYQIDSATTEDTIRLYQLLRAMPYEGLETMWKQFAGNEEHRRWFLDVIAEVNDARILKFLETRFQAGDVSVTEALETLVLSINHLQAIPELVEMAKMFLNMPFSKSNIYLWHTVVLSYGSLVNKHCAYYTPCPVNAVQPLLDMALQSLRNGNEADMVIVLKALGNAGHPGSIKTIMRFLPGVAATPVDLPPRVLSAAVQSMRLIAARDPHSVQDITMSLFLQKNLPTEIRMLAFMILFDTKPPMALVSTVTAHLQEEKDLHVVSFAYSYLRGLARSSTPDNHFLSTACNVAVKILAPRFGRLSYRYSKAMRMDWFNDDFLIGTATEVFMLRSATNIFPTEIMMKGKFFFIGRILQLLELGVRAEGIKELFGTSIPGFKGDLSFSDFQAVFNVLQNWEILPNDKPVLSAYSRASGQEWFFADIDKQFIHNIIRAVSPSAGKESPLWAVIENLKTGVSWHRTKPFLIFEVRYFQATTLGLPLEISKYYESVNGITVNAKAAVNPPLTESLGQLFTSEISLDTDGFIGFTKDFWVFYGINTELFQCASEFKSKMPLAIPWKFAAKINVREKKFELEFPPVKKELELFAVSSNVYAVTRNIAEPALAKMTPIIPNAIDSNDEVVHVNPAVVRPESDQFQMPNTWHPRAKMCAESNIYGAGICVESELRREYYHEEYPLYYFLGYTDVALKLVPAQAIKAVDKIHFEVNAGPSRHPMGTHQLLETLRRLSKEATQRARLSSDSASSVRGSHHSHHDSVMEALGSTPEAVFNIKAFAMSGNQKPEGYDAGIYYTPEANIQNAQLIVSQVGEDTNWKMCVDTIVTAHAEAKAHIRWGAECQSYEMSMRGATSHLPGSKPTIKAKVHWTSIPETMADMGRRIESYVPGMALVLGFSQQHERNAKQEVSASVVAASADSVDVKIKFPEYTVYRQAIPVPLPPASFPEFQHDMRNTTLDSFGRA, from the exons ATGCGGgggctcctcctctgctgcctcgtGGCCCTGGCCA CATGTCAAAGTGTACATTATG AGCTCAGCCTGAACCCCAAGAAAACCTACGAGTACAAATATGAGGGAGCGGTGAACTTTGGACTCGGCATGCCAAACCTTGCAGAGTCTGGTGTGAAAATGGTCTGCAAGGTCAAGATCGTTGGTGTGTCTGCACAAACATTCGTCCTTCAG GTTTTAGATTTGGTCTTCGAGGAGTTCAATGGCTTCCCAGGGAAAAATGGCTTTAACGCCTCCCCAAAGCTCACCCAGCGGATTGCTGCCCAGCTTGTCAAACCCTTCATGTTCGACTATGCCAGCGGACATGTCAGTGACATTCGAGCCTCGGCTGAGATTACTGACACTGTTGTCAACATTGTGAGAGGCATCCTGGGTTTCTTCCAAGTCACTGTCAAGACCACACAGAGGGTCTATGAGCTGGAGGAG GCTGGCATCCATGGCAAGTGTCAGAGTAACTACGCTACTGAGGAAAACACGCAGACAAAGGACATGACCATCACTCAGGTTGTGGATGTCACCGGCTGCAGGGAGAAAGCAGCCATCTACAGGGGCATGGCTACAGCTGTGCTCGATAAAGTCTCCAAACAG AGAGGGGAATCTGTCATTTCAACAGTGAGATATGTTTACACAGTCAAACCAACAGCAGAGGGAGGTCTCATTACCAGGGCTCATGGCCTGGAGCGACAGCACTTCAGTCCCTTCAATGTGAAGGGTGGCAGTTTCAAGATGGAAGCGAT gaagGAAATGGTGCTGCTCGGTGTGAGTGACACAGCGAGAGCCGTCACGTTTGGGCCAATGGAAAGCAAGGGCAACCTTGTTTACAAGTTTGTCAATGCAGAGGTTAATATGCCCATTATGATGCAGAACCTGGACGATCCAGTACCAAAG GCTGCTGAGTTGATCAAAAATCTGGCTGAAGCGAATAAATACCAGATTGACAGTGCGACTACTGAGGATACTATTAGGCTGTATCAGCTTCTGCGAGCGATGCCTTACGAAGGATTGGAAACTATGTGGAAGCAGTTTGCAGGAAATGAAGAGCACAG ACGGTGGTTTTTGGACGTGATTGCTGAGGTCAACGATGCCAGGATCCTGAAGTTCTTGGAAACTAGGTTCCAGGCTGGAGATGTGTCTGTGACAGAAGCTCTGGAAACCCTTGTGCTGTCGATTAACCACCTCCAGGCTATCCCTGAGCTGGTCGAGATGGCTAAA ATGTTCCTGAACATGCCCTTTAGTAAATCCAATATCTATCTGTGGCATACTGTGGTGCTTTCCTATGGCTCTCTGGTGAACAAGCACTGTGCATATTACACACCTTGTCCAGTGAATGCTGTTCAG CCCCTGCTGGACATGGCCTTGCAAAGTCTGAGGAATGGCAACGAGGCTGACATGGTCATTGTTCTCAAAGCTCTGGGGAACGCAGGTCACCCAGGCAGCATTAAAACCATCATGCGCTTCCTCCCCGGCGTTGCTGCCACCCCTGTGGATCTACCACCTCGTGTGCTGAGTGCTGCTGTGCAGTCTATGAGACTCATAGCTGCCAGAGACCCTCACAGT GTCCAAGACATCACCATGAGTCTGTTCCTGCAAAAGAACCTTCCCACTGAGATACGCATGCTGGCCTTCATGATCCTGTTTGACACGAAGCCACCAATGGCTCTGGTGTCCACAGTGACTGCTCATCTCCAGGAGGAGAAAGACCTTCATGTTGTTAGTTTTGCATATTCCTACTTGAGAGGCCTTGCCAGATCCAGCACACCAGACAACCACTTCCT CTCGACTGCCTGCAACGTAGCTGTGAAAATCCTGGCTCCCAGGTTTGGTCGTCTCAGCTATCGCTACAGCAAAGCAATGCGCATGGACTGGTTTAATG ACGATTTCCTAATTGGTACAGCCACAGAAGTCTTCATGCTAAGAAGCGCAACAAACATCTTTCCCACTGAAATCATGATGAAAGGGAAATTTTTTTTCATCGGTAGaattctgcagctgctggag TTGGGCGTCCGTGCTGAAGGTATTAAGGAGCTGTTTGGCACCAGCATCCCTGGTTTTAAAGGAGATCTTAGTTTTAGTGACTTTCAGGCCGTTTTCAATGTG CTTCAAAACTGGGAAATTCTGCCCAACGATAAGCCTGTCCTTTCTGCCTATTCACGCGCCTCTGGACAAGAGTGGTTCTTTGCTGATATTGACAAACAGTTCATCCACAACATCATCAGG GCTGTCAGTCCGTCTGCAGGGAAGGAAAGCCCGCTGTGGGCTGTGATTGAGAATTTGAAGACAGGAGTATCATGGCATCGGACGAAGCCATTCTTGATCTTTGAGGTTCGCTACTTCCAAGCTACCACGCTGGGTCTCCCACTGGAGATAAGCAAATATTATGAAAGTGTAAATGGGATCACTGTTAATG CCAAAGCGGCAGTAAATCCACCACTGACTGAAAGTCTTGGACAACTGTTTACTTCTGAAATCTCACTGGACACTGATGGTTTTATCGg TTTCACAAAGGACTTCTGGGTTTTCTACGGGATCAACACAGAGCTTTTCCAGTGTGCTTCTGAGTTTAAGAGCAAAATGCCTCTTGCCATCCCGTGGAAGTTTGCTGCCAAGATCAACGTCAGAGAAAAGAAGTTCGAACTCGAATTCCCTCCAGTCAAAAAAGAGTTGGAACTCTTTGCTGTCAG TTCCAATGTGTACGCAGTCACCAGGAACATCGCAGAGCCAGCTTTGGCTAAAATGACTCCAATAATACCCAATGCTATCGACTCCAATGATGAAGTCGTCCATGTGAACCCCGCAGTTGTGAGGCCTGAGTCCGATCAG TTCCAGATGCCAAACACCTGGCATCCAAGAGCCAAAATGTGCGCTGAGAGTAACATTTATGGAGCAGGTATCTGTGTGGAATCTGAGTTGAGGAGAGAGTATTACCATGAGGAGTACCCCCTGTACTATTTCCTGGGATACACTGATGTGGCACTCAAACTAGTTCCAG CACAGGCAATCAAAGCTGTTGACAAAATCCACTTTGAGGTTAATGCCGGCCCGAGCAGACATCCAATGGGCACCCACCAACTGCTTGAGACTCTGAGGAGGCTTTCCAAG GAAGCCACCCAGCGAGCACGTCTGTCCTCTGATTCAGCCTCAAGTGTCAGAGGATCTCATCACAGCCATCATGACAGTGTAATGGAA GCGCTGGGCTCAACACCTGAAGCTGTGTTCAATATCAAAGCCTTTGCCATGAGTGGCAACCAGAAGCCCGAGGGTTACGATGCAGGAATCTACTACACGCCCGAGGCGAATATTCAGAACGCCCAACTGATTGTGTCTCAGGTTGGAGAAGACACCAACTGGAAGATGTGCGTCGACACCATTGTGACTGCCCATGCTGAGGCAAAG GCACACATTAGATGGGGAGCTGAATGTCAGTCCTATGAAATGTCAATGAGAGGAGCAACTTCACATCTGCCTGGCTCCAAGCCAACAATCAAGGCCAAAGTACACTGGACCAGCATCCCTGAAACCATGGCAGACATGGGCAGAAG AATTGAAAGCTACGTCCCGGGCATGGCTTTAGTTCTCGGTTTCTCCCAGCAGCATGAGAGAAATGCCAAGCAGGAGGTTTCTGCATCGGTTGTTGCCGCCTCAGCAGACAGCGTCGATGTGAAGATAAAATTCCCAGAG TATACAGTCTACCGCCAGGCTATTCCAGTTCCACTGCCACCCGCCAGTTTTCCAGAGTTTCAACACGACATGAGAAACACAACTTTAGACAGCTTTGGAAGAGCATAA